The Fibrobacter sp. UWB2 genome window below encodes:
- a CDS encoding Nif3-like dinuclear metal center hexameric protein gives MDLSFMTAWFDDLLDPKSFNDYCVNGLCVEASDKVTKIVTGVSLRDQLIDAAIAEHADCIIVHHPNGFWKGESQLPVGKFAERLRKLMNNGISVFGFHLPLDGHREIGNNAVIAKLLGLNPVREFLYEGMRAIGVIAEWNTPATREEFVDCLDTAFAHGVQNKLFYGPEEIKRVAICSGSCGEAGIREAMEMNCDAFVTGSIKESVPIFCQENGINLVSCGHHRSEIFGVSALAEKIQTELSIPSKFIDLDNPI, from the coding sequence ATGGATCTGTCTTTTATGACTGCATGGTTTGACGACCTGCTCGACCCGAAATCCTTTAATGATTACTGTGTAAATGGCCTTTGTGTCGAGGCTAGCGACAAGGTGACCAAAATCGTGACGGGTGTGAGCCTGCGCGACCAGTTGATTGATGCCGCCATTGCCGAGCATGCTGACTGCATCATCGTTCATCATCCGAATGGTTTTTGGAAGGGCGAGTCTCAGCTCCCGGTTGGCAAGTTCGCAGAACGCCTCCGCAAGCTTATGAACAACGGAATTTCTGTGTTCGGTTTCCATTTGCCGCTCGACGGGCATCGTGAAATCGGCAACAATGCCGTTATTGCAAAACTTCTCGGCTTGAATCCGGTCCGTGAATTTTTGTACGAGGGCATGAGGGCTATTGGCGTGATTGCCGAATGGAATACGCCTGCCACGAGAGAAGAATTTGTGGACTGCCTGGATACGGCGTTTGCTCATGGCGTGCAGAACAAGCTGTTCTATGGTCCCGAAGAAATCAAGCGCGTCGCTATCTGCAGCGGCAGTTGCGGTGAAGCTGGTATCCGTGAAGCTATGGAGATGAACTGTGATGCGTTTGTCACGGGTAGCATCAAGGAAAGTGTCCCTATATTCTGCCAGGAAAACGGGATAAACCTTGTTTCGTGCGGGCACCACCGTTCGGAGATTTTTGGTGTGAGCGCTCTTGCCGAAAAAATCCAGACTGAACTCAGCATTCCCTCGAAATTCATCGATTTGGACAATCCTATTTAA
- a CDS encoding lamin tail domain-containing protein, with amino-acid sequence MKNYGVVPVVSLALFSWAFACPVFTEFYPDPKDVSDQEGEYVEIRMDDFRAESLYVQFESKAAMAFAWPEAERFVLVHDTAKCPVGAACGSLGKISLPNSRESVWKLWAGSCMDSVTVMQPKPGKVIQRVGLTDNWEFVEASKAVLESQEASDSLLEGVMAGLSPLRVTEVHHCPEEPMPEWVELYNSGEYPLPLESFRFCDRGGALGKAGDSIRPYQAVLVSKDTSSLRSALGIPDIRMIQVSLGFLNNNEGTLRLCFRDNVIDSVYWNKGTVSCPSGFNPLSMRREFTPGYLPNGLQVNAWNKSRAGVANKESSNPVPAKVPVEYKLSSRVISKKGSPLRVRVESEHNVTLSLLDSAGRCVWKSVVSAMSYEWVKVPAQEYLGVGAAFVSLSVGEYEDVVGILVRP; translated from the coding sequence ATGAAAAACTATGGTGTCGTGCCGGTGGTGAGCCTGGCGCTTTTTTCGTGGGCATTCGCATGCCCGGTGTTTACTGAATTCTATCCGGACCCGAAGGATGTTTCGGACCAGGAGGGCGAGTACGTCGAAATTCGCATGGACGATTTTCGGGCGGAGTCGCTTTATGTGCAATTTGAATCCAAGGCTGCGATGGCTTTTGCGTGGCCGGAGGCGGAGCGCTTTGTGCTCGTGCATGACACGGCTAAGTGTCCGGTGGGTGCTGCGTGCGGTTCGCTTGGGAAAATCTCGCTGCCGAATTCGCGAGAGTCCGTTTGGAAACTCTGGGCTGGCTCGTGTATGGATTCTGTGACGGTGATGCAGCCAAAGCCTGGGAAAGTCATTCAGCGAGTGGGGCTGACGGATAACTGGGAATTTGTCGAAGCTTCCAAGGCTGTGTTGGAATCTCAAGAGGCGTCGGATTCTCTATTGGAGGGCGTGATGGCGGGATTGTCGCCATTGCGGGTGACGGAGGTGCATCATTGCCCGGAAGAGCCGATGCCGGAATGGGTGGAACTCTATAATTCGGGTGAGTATCCGCTCCCGCTAGAATCGTTCCGCTTTTGCGATCGTGGAGGCGCGCTAGGGAAGGCGGGTGATTCGATTCGGCCTTACCAGGCGGTGCTTGTTAGTAAGGATACGTCGTCTCTGCGTTCGGCTCTTGGCATTCCCGATATCCGGATGATTCAGGTGTCGCTAGGGTTCCTGAATAACAATGAGGGGACGCTCCGGCTTTGTTTCCGTGATAATGTCATTGATAGTGTGTATTGGAACAAGGGAACTGTTTCTTGCCCTTCGGGATTTAATCCGCTCTCGATGCGGCGGGAATTTACGCCGGGGTATTTGCCTAATGGCTTGCAAGTGAATGCGTGGAACAAGTCCCGGGCGGGAGTCGCAAATAAAGAATCGTCAAATCCGGTTCCAGCGAAGGTTCCTGTTGAATACAAACTATCGTCGCGCGTCATCTCGAAAAAGGGCTCTCCGCTTCGAGTGCGCGTGGAATCAGAACACAACGTGACGCTTTCGCTTTTGGATTCTGCAGGGCGTTGCGTGTGGAAATCCGTAGTTTCGGCAATGTCGTACGAATGGGTGAAAGTTCCGGCGCAGGA
- a CDS encoding M23 family metallopeptidase: MNFVKASIHFQKSSRALTVKVPSFVLRGSLFLRIVVVIGFILFLVQVLSTSVYDGILKHAFSSRQKLNKELSQIQSTVDYISNTSGDFFKAEKMLHAKLGLPLPDEASRKLSTGGHIEPNVQLLRKTSPVFERTAKMHEDVWRIYGQIQNNEESFNALTKYIDQSRSVLRYIPSISPTNGRYASAFGPRIHPVTGEIGKMHQGIDISNDRWTPIYAPADGVVEISQLSSSFGNFVVLNHGNGLKTRYGHMQMSAVTPGEFVHRYQILGYMGNTGRSVGPHLHYEVWKNGVPVNPLPYILPNDYEVD, translated from the coding sequence ATGAATTTTGTTAAGGCATCTATACATTTTCAGAAGTCGTCACGGGCATTGACCGTGAAGGTGCCTTCTTTTGTTCTCCGCGGTTCGCTCTTTTTGCGGATCGTCGTTGTTATTGGCTTTATCCTTTTCCTTGTGCAAGTGCTTTCGACGTCTGTCTATGACGGCATTTTGAAGCACGCCTTTTCGAGCCGCCAAAAGCTGAATAAGGAGCTTTCGCAAATCCAGAGCACGGTGGATTATATTTCCAACACTTCTGGTGATTTCTTCAAGGCCGAAAAGATGCTCCATGCAAAGCTTGGACTCCCGCTGCCAGACGAGGCTTCCCGCAAGCTCTCGACGGGTGGCCATATCGAGCCGAACGTGCAGCTTTTGCGCAAGACCTCTCCGGTGTTTGAACGTACGGCCAAGATGCACGAAGACGTTTGGCGCATCTATGGACAGATACAGAACAACGAAGAGTCCTTTAACGCTCTGACCAAGTACATTGACCAGAGCCGCTCCGTTTTACGCTACATTCCGTCGATTTCGCCTACGAATGGTCGCTATGCGTCCGCTTTTGGACCGCGTATCCATCCGGTAACGGGTGAAATTGGCAAGATGCACCAGGGCATCGATATTTCCAACGACCGTTGGACTCCGATTTATGCCCCGGCCGATGGCGTGGTCGAGATTTCCCAGCTGAGTTCCTCTTTTGGGAATTTTGTAGTCCTGAATCATGGCAATGGTCTTAAGACCCGTTATGGGCACATGCAGATGTCCGCCGTGACTCCGGGCGAGTTTGTACATCGTTATCAGATTCTTGGCTATATGGGCAATACAGGACGTTCCGTCGGTCCGCACCTCCACTATGAGGTTTGGAAGAACGGTGTCCCGGTGAACCCTCTTCCTTATATTCTCCCTAACGACTATGAAGTCGACTAA
- the metK gene encoding methionine adenosyltransferase, which yields MAHYLFTSESVSKGHPDKVADQISDSILDACLAQDPKSRVACETLVNTGLVVISGEITTKAVVDFQEVARNTIKNIGYVNPDLQFDYKGCAVLVAMDKQSPDIAQGVDAKAAEGKEDDKQGAGDQGMMFGYAVKETKELMPLPISLAHKLMEEIQNLREKGKIKWLRPDAKSQVTVEYDENDKPVRVDTVVISTQHDEKVNGKELKHSQIEKEIIEKLIKKVIPAKLLDKKTRYLVNPTGKFVVGGPHGDCGLTGRKIIVDTYGGMGRHGGGAFSGKDPSKVDRSAAYAARYVAKNIVAAGLAYRCEVQLAYAIGYSKPVSVLVNTFGTGKIDDRKIEEIVAQNFDLSPAGIEKMLDLRKPGYVATAALGHFGRTGARFTWEKTDKAEALKKAAEAV from the coding sequence ATGGCACATTATCTTTTTACCTCTGAATCCGTTTCTAAAGGTCACCCGGACAAGGTCGCCGACCAGATCTCCGACTCCATCCTCGACGCCTGCCTCGCCCAGGACCCGAAAAGCCGTGTCGCTTGCGAAACTCTCGTGAACACCGGTCTCGTCGTTATCTCTGGTGAAATCACCACCAAGGCTGTTGTTGATTTCCAGGAAGTTGCCCGCAACACCATCAAGAACATCGGCTACGTGAACCCGGACCTCCAGTTCGACTATAAGGGCTGCGCCGTGCTCGTCGCTATGGACAAGCAGTCTCCGGATATCGCCCAGGGCGTTGACGCCAAGGCTGCCGAAGGCAAGGAAGACGACAAGCAGGGTGCTGGCGACCAGGGTATGATGTTCGGTTACGCCGTCAAGGAAACCAAGGAACTCATGCCGCTCCCGATCAGCCTCGCTCACAAGCTCATGGAAGAAATCCAGAACCTCCGCGAAAAGGGCAAGATCAAGTGGCTCCGCCCGGATGCCAAGTCCCAGGTCACCGTCGAATATGACGAAAACGACAAGCCGGTCCGCGTTGACACCGTCGTCATCTCCACCCAGCACGACGAAAAGGTGAACGGCAAGGAACTCAAGCATTCCCAGATCGAAAAGGAAATCATCGAAAAGCTTATCAAGAAGGTCATCCCGGCCAAGCTCTTGGACAAGAAGACCCGTTACCTCGTGAACCCGACCGGCAAGTTCGTTGTCGGTGGCCCGCACGGCGACTGCGGCCTCACTGGCCGTAAGATCATCGTCGACACCTACGGTGGCATGGGTCGTCATGGTGGTGGCGCATTCAGCGGCAAGGACCCGTCCAAGGTCGACCGCAGCGCAGCATACGCAGCACGCTATGTCGCTAAGAACATTGTCGCAGCAGGCCTCGCCTACCGTTGCGAAGTGCAGCTCGCTTACGCTATCGGTTACTCCAAGCCGGTTTCTGTGCTCGTGAATACCTTCGGCACAGGCAAGATCGATGACCGTAAGATTGAAGAAATTGTCGCACAGAACTTCGACCTCTCTCCGGCCGGCATCGAAAAGATGCTCGACCTCCGCAAGCCGGGTTACGTCGCTACCGCCGCTCTCGGCCACTTTGGCCGTACCGGTGCCCGCTTCACGTGGGAAAAGACCGACAAGGCCGAAGCTTTGAAGAAGGCCGCAGAAGCCGTCTAA
- a CDS encoding nuclease-related domain-containing protein has protein sequence MSILDALFFKYFGPVFIKEDSDAESFVEKMKSLSSRASGKIKDKIDEQIAIAEAGLKGENQIAFELKNSGMDMLIMHDLYLEKNGLSAQIDFLVITRKHIFVIECKNLYGNIEIDEKGNFIRHMGQGKFYRKEGFPSPVSQNERHLNILKEIRREYKNNFVTQGLFDKLFPQTYRSIVVLANPKTILNDSKAPEEIRKVVIRLDQLVAYIKKIEDEDDSLKSSEKDMHELLDSFIKCSKPIKSDYAKKYEEMLTELIANKAEPQSEKHLEKSTSKVVETFKEETVSKNVKMTEKICPKCGKPLVLRTAKKGENAGNQFWGCSGFPKCWYRE, from the coding sequence TAGTGATGCTGAATCTTTTGTTGAAAAGATGAAGTCGCTTTCATCAAGAGCTTCTGGAAAAATCAAAGACAAAATTGATGAACAAATAGCTATTGCTGAAGCAGGGCTTAAGGGCGAAAATCAGATTGCTTTCGAATTGAAAAATAGCGGTATGGATATGCTTATTATGCATGACCTCTATTTGGAAAAGAACGGCCTTTCAGCTCAAATAGATTTTTTAGTGATTACTCGAAAGCATATTTTTGTTATTGAATGCAAAAACCTTTATGGTAATATTGAAATTGATGAAAAGGGAAACTTTATTCGTCATATGGGGCAAGGAAAGTTTTATCGTAAAGAGGGATTCCCATCTCCTGTTTCCCAAAACGAAAGGCATTTGAATATTCTCAAAGAAATTCGTCGAGAATACAAAAATAATTTTGTAACACAGGGCTTGTTTGATAAGTTGTTCCCTCAAACATATCGCTCTATTGTTGTCTTGGCGAATCCGAAGACGATTTTGAATGACTCAAAAGCTCCTGAAGAGATTCGCAAAGTTGTTATTCGTTTAGATCAGCTTGTTGCCTATATAAAGAAAATTGAAGATGAGGATGATTCTTTAAAATCTTCCGAGAAAGATATGCACGAATTGTTAGATTCGTTCATTAAGTGTAGTAAGCCGATAAAATCAGATTATGCAAAGAAATATGAGGAAATGCTTACGGAGTTGATAGCAAATAAGGCAGAACCTCAGAGTGAAAAACATTTGGAAAAATCAACTTCAAAAGTTGTTGAAACGTTTAAAGAAGAAACTGTTTCAAAAAATGTTAAAATGACTGAAAAAATTTGCCCCAAGTGCGGAAAACCTTTAGTTTTGCGAACAGCGAAAAAAGGTGAAAATGCAGGCAATCAGTTTTGGGGGTGTAGTGGCTTCCCGAAATGTTGGTATAGAGAGTGA